Below is a genomic region from Castanea sativa cultivar Marrone di Chiusa Pesio chromosome 2, ASM4071231v1.
TTTTCTCTATACAATGTGACTTGTTCTTTGTTAAGTGTGTTTATTAGTTATATTGTATGAGTTTGATGTTTGAAATGAACTGTTCCTACGTATAAAGAgttatttaacaaataatacaGAACCCCGTACATGACATTGTGGAGAGCAATTCAAACAGGTTGTGGTGACCTTGTGGAAGGTATTATCTTTCCAATATGATAGTGGGTTTTTGGATTGGCCCAATGGATTCTTTATGTTAGTAATCTTTGCAATACAGTTGAAGCTGCCCAAGTTTTTCAACTGACTTAAagaaattttgtgatattttttagCAGAACCTGCTAGTGCTGCTCTGTAAGTAGCCTGACATAAGATGCAGTTGTCAAAACTGGGAGCTCGCCTAATGCATGCACTTGGTTCATTCTCTATGCAATACTATTTTAAGGTCTTTAGTTGCTGACAGTCGTGGTCTAGTATTGCATGTCTTTACTTGACAGTAGGGTGTAGGGTGAATTTCCTGTCAAAGGCACATTCTTCcacctttttactttttgtttacACACTGTATTTGATAGCTCTTTCATTATTAATTATGGTATTTGTTTTTGGTAAGGGATAATGAGTTTTGTTGTGCAGACAGGATGAGTGGTTTTTTGGGGATCTGGATTGATGGAGAATTGAACAACCAAAAATTTCCAGTATGGTTAAATAAACAATTCCAGCTGCCAGCTGTAGAGAACCCTCTAGTCCTCTAGTCCAGCTGGATACTATCAGTATCAATACTTGTATAAGATATCTGTGCTTGGTTTTGATTGAATTTGTTGTTTCCTCTTTCAGGTTCAATGATTTTGGTGTTGATGGTGGGCCGGCAGCAAAGTATCTGAGACCGAAATTCAACGTTTTCTTAGATCATGTGTTAACTCATTCTGGGTTGCAAGTGCCAGAAGTTCAAGTAAGAAATGCATTCATTTCTTATTACTGTAGAGATTACTTGATAATTCTATTTTGCtttgctattttgtttttttatctatattattatttaagggaCTTCTCCTGTTTGGACCGGATTTTTGTTTATTCTAAAATACTTTTACATctctatgtttaagtaaagacaaaactaaaggacaatatggtaaaaatacaaccctaacttccactaaaacatttcttaaaaaataaggtCACTGTCCTgttgatttcaaatttatttattcacatataaattagattcttaaaataaaaattatatatataaaataaaaaacgtagattttttttttactactaccactaaaaaaaagcctaaaaaaagaaagcctttCGCCCGTGCGATGAGgctagttaaaataaaaaacaactcaATTCTGACTGTATGGATTTGTTATTGCCAGATTAAACATTTAGTGGCTGCTGCAATAGTATTGAAGGGCCTTGGAGGTCTTCTTTTCATCTTTGGCAGCTCCCTTGGAGCTTATCTTCTGGTTTGTATATCTTTGCACACCTCTCCCTGTTTTGTACTGTCAGATCAAccagaattgaaaaaattgatgtGTTTGTTATTGTCTTGCACAGCTTCTGCACCAGGCATTTGCTACTCCTATATTGTATGATTTCTATAACTACGATGTTGAGCAGAAAGAGTATACTCAACATTTTCTGAAGTTTACACAGGTTAGAATCTTTGTGCCTTTTGAAATGGTTTGTCAAGTGGAGATGCTGAGGAAGAGAAGGGGGGGGGGTGTTCAATCTTTTTTCCTGGTAAATTGTTaattaatcttttgtttttgtttttgtagaaTTTGGCATTATTTGGGGCACTGCTGTTTTTTATTGGTATGAAGAACTCATTGCCCAGGAGACAAGCGAGGAAAAAGGCCCCAAAAACCAAGACAGTTTGAACGGAACATTTGGTAATATGAGGGTTCAGTTATTTGATCCGTCCAACAATGCCTGAATGTTGTTCAGGAACTAGTTTTGTATGCATGTATCAGTGCTTTCCAAAGTTTAGAGTACTACTATATTGGGGTAAAAGAAGGAATGCAGGTTGTTTTGAGGGTGTGATGTTTCTTAGTTCGCTAGTTTATGCACATTCAAATGAGGTTCAGAAAGATTTGCAATTTATGATTATTGgttcttttggttctttggttGGTTTATTAAGTATCTAATTTGTTTTAGGAGTTTTGAGCTAGGCTTGggatttatatataaaacccttcacaaaatatgatttttttccttcaaatattAAATGtgatattatgaaaattattaatagatatttttatgattgtattttttatatgaaactaTTTATTCTATCATATAATTTGATAAGATTATAATAGAAGTTTTAAATGTAGAataattttaaatcaattaGAAATAATATCAGACTAATTATGTGAAAAACtgtaaagttttaaaaacttttgTAATTCCATATTATAAGACAATTTATAAGTTACATGCTTTGTCTATATCTTCTATTACTATGCTAATATTCTTGTTTTAAGTTCAGTAAAGTTTTATCTTTGGTGGATTTTAGTTAACTCAATCggtaaattttcttttggttgaataagagatttggatttaatttctgtttatattaaaaattgattaatgttttgatttgatgataaagagttattattaaGAGCGGACGTTATAGATtgaagttcttaaaaaaaaaaaaagaaaagtaaataggtattcttaaaaaaaaaaaaaaaaaaaaaaaaaataaaaaagaacctCAATCTATA
It encodes:
- the LOC142623930 gene encoding uncharacterized protein LOC142623930, with product MAFVSFVGRVLFASVFILAAYQEFNDFGVDGGPAAKYLRPKFNVFLDHVLTHSGLQVPEVQIKHLVAAAIVLKGLGGLLFIFGSSLGAYLLLLHQAFATPILYDFYNYDVEQKEYTQHFLKFTQNLALFGALLFFIGMKNSLPRRQARKKAPKTKTV